One genomic window of Spirochaetia bacterium 38H-sp includes the following:
- the infA gene encoding translation initiation factor IF-1 → MAKEEAIEVEGIVKEALPNTMFRVELETGHTILAHLSGKMRKYFIRIVPGDKVKVALSPYDLTRGRIIYRER, encoded by the coding sequence GTGGCAAAAGAAGAAGCAATAGAAGTAGAAGGCATCGTAAAAGAAGCTCTTCCCAACACTATGTTTAGAGTAGAGCTTGAGACCGGACATACTATACTCGCTCATCTATCCGGTAAAATGAGAAAATATTTTATAAGGATTGTTCCCGGAGATAAAGTAAAAGTTGCTCTCTCTCCTTATGATCTAACTCGTGGGAGAATAATTTACAGAGA
- a CDS encoding TraR/DksA family transcriptional regulator — protein MDKAFIAEMKNKLFELKKEILSNLAQENEELEELLNNTEDKDLVDIASADIDRRILNSLEGHELRRLNLIDSALARIENGKYGYCLKDGKPIPKERLEAIPYALYCLDCQKEQERKKKLNI, from the coding sequence TTGGATAAAGCTTTTATAGCGGAGATGAAGAATAAACTTTTTGAGCTCAAAAAAGAAATTCTTTCTAATCTTGCACAGGAAAACGAGGAGCTTGAAGAGCTTCTTAATAACACAGAGGATAAAGATCTTGTTGATATTGCTTCTGCGGATATAGACAGGAGAATACTCAATTCTTTGGAAGGACACGAGCTAAGAAGGTTAAATCTAATAGATTCTGCATTGGCGAGAATAGAGAATGGGAAGTATGGTTATTGTCTCAAGGACGGCAAGCCTATTCCCAAAGAACGACTGGAAGCTATTCCTTATGCTTTGTATTGTCTTGATTGTCAAAAAGAACAGGAAAGAAAGAAAAAATTAAATATATAA
- a CDS encoding MBL fold metallo-hydrolase — MVKKIVSGQLGCNSYIYIDENNNSQYIIDPGTEPDKIIDYIDTSLKIRAIICTHGHLDHIAGLNYLKSKLKEITNIIPPVYIGEEDSIFISDKAEEIHRKFFAKMGIDYENLISHNIQLMSEHVTVKEGSKIDNLTIIHTPGHSPGSICIYSRQEKILFSGDTLFDMSIGRTDLLFSNPQEIFYSLAKLCRLPEETIVYPGHGETTTIGKEKEYNSFIRQIY, encoded by the coding sequence ATGGTAAAAAAGATAGTATCAGGTCAACTGGGATGTAACAGTTACATATATATTGATGAAAATAATAATTCTCAGTACATAATAGATCCCGGGACAGAGCCAGATAAGATAATTGATTATATCGATACATCGCTTAAAATCAGAGCAATAATATGTACTCATGGGCACCTTGATCATATAGCGGGCTTAAATTATCTAAAAAGTAAATTAAAAGAAATAACAAACATAATACCACCGGTATACATAGGAGAAGAAGATTCTATTTTTATATCCGATAAGGCAGAAGAAATACATCGTAAGTTTTTTGCTAAGATGGGCATCGATTATGAGAATCTAATATCTCACAACATACAACTCATGTCAGAACATGTAACAGTAAAAGAAGGCAGCAAAATCGACAACCTTACCATTATCCATACACCTGGTCATAGCCCTGGTAGTATCTGCATATATTCTAGACAAGAAAAAATACTGTTTTCTGGAGACACTCTCTTTGATATGAGTATAGGAAGGACAGATCTGCTTTTTTCCAATCCCCAAGAAATATTCTATAGCCTGGCAAAATTATGTAGACTTCCGGAGGAAACCATTGTATACCCAGGACATGGAGAAACAACTACAATTGGAAAAGAAAAGGAATATAATTCGTTTATCAGGCAGATATATTAA
- a CDS encoding DEAD/DEAH box helicase, with product MQHRIQQSKKNSSFLDSAKIRQAIEKKKDILIETEKNIIPYPAYFFRNKKNKIKREGLLVTWSETRIIDLIKQANTNNDRTFTFIGGKTSPRKEAGALNFPSKAVCGTNTRIIDHIRRENLSLEDVDTLIIEIPDKDNESLEPFFADIEFIISKIPSKPNIIAISSNIEKAENQLKKLSLHPQIINLSMWKKSRTENIIIETEDKKQDKSFIVSSLILAYGLKKTICYAEENLVEKIAKELTRLGIATGTILKNDVKSKIEKNVQKFSSLEIEILIIEEGQDFPPIYTTQAIIFTSPPSIKNYNQAINCLSPRTPSTFVFILSNYITDNNIEELKKKVVTDMKKENIPNIEQVISGFLGRLKEHIKEEDTEELEKYKKLFKKNIPLNMRSYVSGFMLKTILQTKDIKITPMQDIFIGAGKNRKIFPGDIKNLLISLEGVKESDIGNIRIMDNYSFAEVNETIIDKVVESLNGIEFKGKKLTVNYGKKKL from the coding sequence GTGCAGCACAGAATACAACAGAGCAAAAAAAACTCCTCTTTTCTGGATTCGGCAAAAATAAGACAAGCCATAGAAAAGAAAAAAGATATTCTCATAGAAACAGAAAAGAACATCATCCCATACCCTGCGTATTTCTTTAGAAACAAAAAAAATAAAATAAAAAGAGAAGGACTGCTTGTAACATGGTCAGAGACAAGAATAATAGACTTGATAAAACAGGCCAATACCAATAATGACAGAACATTCACATTTATAGGGGGGAAGACAAGCCCGCGTAAAGAAGCAGGAGCACTAAACTTTCCCAGCAAGGCAGTATGCGGAACAAATACGAGAATAATAGACCATATACGACGGGAGAATCTATCTTTGGAAGATGTGGATACTCTGATCATAGAAATCCCCGATAAAGACAATGAAAGTCTGGAGCCATTTTTTGCAGACATAGAGTTTATCATCTCAAAAATCCCCTCAAAACCCAACATCATTGCAATCAGCAGCAATATAGAGAAAGCAGAAAACCAGCTCAAAAAACTATCTTTGCATCCCCAGATAATTAATCTATCCATGTGGAAAAAAAGCAGAACAGAAAACATAATCATTGAGACAGAAGATAAAAAACAAGATAAAAGCTTTATAGTGTCTTCTCTTATTTTGGCATATGGCTTAAAAAAAACAATATGCTATGCAGAAGAAAATCTTGTAGAAAAAATCGCCAAAGAACTCACAAGACTTGGTATTGCCACAGGAACTATTCTTAAAAACGATGTAAAATCAAAAATAGAAAAAAATGTACAAAAATTCTCTTCACTAGAAATAGAAATACTAATAATAGAAGAAGGCCAGGATTTCCCTCCCATATACACAACACAAGCCATAATATTTACATCCCCCCCAAGTATTAAAAACTATAACCAGGCAATAAACTGTCTAAGCCCGAGGACCCCAAGCACATTTGTTTTTATATTAAGCAACTACATAACAGACAATAATATAGAAGAGCTTAAAAAAAAGGTGGTGACTGATATGAAAAAGGAAAACATCCCCAATATAGAACAGGTAATATCCGGCTTTTTGGGCAGGTTAAAGGAACATATAAAAGAAGAAGATACGGAAGAACTCGAAAAATACAAAAAACTTTTTAAAAAGAATATACCTCTAAACATGAGATCCTATGTGTCCGGCTTTATGTTAAAAACAATACTTCAAACAAAAGATATAAAAATAACACCTATGCAAGACATATTTATAGGAGCAGGAAAGAACAGAAAAATCTTTCCCGGAGACATAAAAAATCTCCTCATAAGCCTAGAAGGTGTAAAAGAGAGTGACATAGGAAACATAAGAATAATGGATAACTATTCCTTTGCAGAAGTAAACGAAACCATAATTGACAAAGTCGTAGAAAGCCTTAACGGCATAGAGTTTAAAGGCAAAAAACTTACAGTAAATTACGGTAAGAAAAAATTATAG
- the metE gene encoding 5-methyltetrahydropteroyltriglutamate--homocysteine S-methyltransferase, whose product METHVIGFPRIGPNRELKKALESYWKGQTTEHQLKEIKNKLISENHKTQAEAGLSLITAGDFSLYDHILDMAFNLGLIPERFQKTGLQDTELYFALARGYKRENTPAQAMLKWFDTNYHYIVPEFEKKSVIKLKEKTHIEEQTELAKSNGYRVKAAIPGPITFISLSTETDICKWDFADDIIEAYQELLSRLAGKAELVQLEEPILATELTRQQKNIFQKAYDILTKAENRPPIMLTSYFGLREENTEIFFSSETEYLHIDLCRTDYRRLLSKNIPDNTKLSVGIIDGRNIWKTDLNQALGIIQKIENKLGRNRLLLSSSCSLIHVPVSLRTEHLLETYLKNSLSFAEEKCREISLLASMLEGKEDKNIIKEHQSHIKERLQHPASRIESVRKRIKELTEDMFSRTKPFEERKKIQQEYLNLPLYPTTTIGSFPQTKEIRKQRQLYKKGEISKQEYIQFIKQQINRIIKEQEQIGLDVLVHGEPERNDMVEYFAELLPGYCTTQNGWVQSYGSRCVKPPIIHGDIYRSRSLSGEWIKYAQSLTKKPVKAMLTGPVTMLKWSFVRDDLSMEEVAYQIALALRDETKEIEKEGSTIIQIDEPAIREGLPLEKAEREKYLKWAIKAFRLASSGVKDSTQIHTHMCYSDFAEIINWIAEMDADVISIEASRSKMELLKTFEEYQYPNDIGPGVYDVHSPRIPTTEEIKKLIERAAKYIKKEKLWINPDCGLKTRDWAEVIPALKNMVTAAQEMRKQ is encoded by the coding sequence ATGGAAACACACGTAATCGGCTTTCCAAGAATAGGTCCCAACAGGGAGCTAAAAAAAGCCCTGGAATCATACTGGAAAGGGCAAACAACAGAACACCAACTAAAAGAGATAAAAAACAAACTTATCTCAGAAAACCACAAAACACAGGCAGAAGCAGGATTAAGCCTTATCACTGCAGGTGATTTCTCCTTGTACGACCATATTCTGGATATGGCTTTTAACCTGGGGCTCATACCGGAGAGATTCCAGAAAACAGGTCTACAAGACACAGAACTCTACTTTGCCCTTGCAAGAGGATACAAAAGAGAAAACACCCCTGCACAGGCCATGCTCAAGTGGTTTGATACCAATTACCATTACATAGTACCGGAGTTTGAAAAGAAGTCTGTCATAAAACTAAAAGAAAAAACACACATAGAAGAACAAACAGAGCTGGCAAAAAGTAACGGATACAGAGTAAAAGCAGCAATTCCCGGACCAATAACCTTTATAAGCCTGAGCACAGAAACAGACATCTGCAAATGGGATTTTGCAGATGACATAATAGAAGCATACCAAGAATTATTATCTAGATTAGCCGGCAAAGCAGAATTAGTACAATTGGAAGAGCCCATACTTGCAACAGAACTTACCAGACAACAAAAAAACATATTCCAAAAAGCATATGATATATTAACAAAAGCAGAAAATCGCCCCCCTATAATGCTTACAAGCTACTTCGGACTCAGGGAAGAAAACACAGAAATATTCTTTTCATCAGAGACAGAATATTTGCACATAGATCTTTGCAGAACAGACTACAGAAGACTGCTAAGCAAAAACATTCCTGACAATACAAAATTGTCAGTAGGAATTATAGACGGAAGAAATATATGGAAAACAGACCTCAATCAGGCACTTGGAATAATACAAAAAATAGAAAACAAACTGGGAAGAAACAGACTCCTTCTCTCGTCAAGTTGCTCCCTTATACACGTACCCGTTAGCTTAAGAACAGAACACCTTCTGGAAACCTACCTTAAAAATAGTCTGTCATTTGCAGAAGAAAAATGCAGAGAAATAAGCCTTCTTGCATCGATGTTAGAAGGCAAAGAAGATAAAAACATAATCAAAGAACATCAATCACATATAAAAGAAAGATTGCAGCACCCTGCAAGCAGAATAGAAAGTGTAAGGAAGAGGATAAAAGAACTCACAGAAGACATGTTCTCCAGAACAAAACCTTTCGAAGAAAGAAAAAAAATACAACAAGAATATCTTAATCTTCCACTATATCCAACCACAACAATAGGTTCATTCCCACAGACAAAAGAGATAAGAAAACAGAGACAGCTCTATAAAAAAGGAGAAATAAGCAAGCAGGAATACATACAATTTATAAAACAGCAGATAAATAGAATAATAAAGGAACAGGAACAAATAGGTTTGGATGTGCTTGTTCACGGAGAACCAGAAAGGAACGACATGGTGGAATACTTTGCAGAACTATTGCCAGGCTACTGTACAACACAAAACGGTTGGGTACAAAGCTACGGCAGTAGGTGTGTTAAACCGCCTATAATACACGGTGACATATACAGAAGCAGAAGCCTTTCTGGAGAATGGATAAAATACGCTCAAAGTCTGACAAAAAAACCAGTAAAAGCCATGTTAACCGGCCCGGTAACAATGCTCAAGTGGAGCTTTGTGCGAGATGACCTGTCAATGGAGGAAGTCGCATATCAAATAGCACTTGCGCTACGCGACGAAACCAAAGAGATAGAAAAGGAAGGAAGCACAATAATTCAGATAGATGAACCTGCAATTAGAGAAGGACTTCCCCTGGAAAAAGCAGAAAGAGAAAAATATCTAAAATGGGCAATAAAAGCATTTAGACTTGCAAGCTCGGGGGTAAAAGACAGCACACAAATACACACCCACATGTGCTACAGCGATTTTGCTGAGATAATAAATTGGATAGCAGAGATGGATGCAGATGTCATCAGCATAGAAGCCTCAAGAAGCAAAATGGAACTTCTAAAAACATTTGAAGAATATCAATATCCCAACGATATAGGACCCGGAGTATACGACGTTCACAGTCCGAGGATTCCTACAACAGAAGAAATAAAAAAACTAATAGAAAGAGCAGCAAAATACATAAAAAAAGAAAAGCTATGGATAAATCCTGACTGTGGACTTAAGACAAGAGATTGGGCAGAAGTGATACCAGCATTAAAAAACATGGTAACTGCAGCACAAGAAATGAGAAAACAATAG
- a CDS encoding lytic transglycosylase domain-containing protein, which produces MRLLWLLLSCFLLFSCLSDDTSYQKPFSDFVSWAVSDSLDLPAPYTYMSLAREMEEAAPGGAFFAAAVLEDKGHRDGALIAYSYAAEKSELATARYFALEAIVDIAREKGDFSIVDKYIRENMLISGEFSFYASALFEAWARTGGGNRKFLDSFLSRRYDSSSYVWAAIARAALEDSYDKKLAYYIDVLFTVSSDNIPADFWLFFKPFSLPETSAYGLLSRAVYYSKMENYTLAVSYYKRYASTAPMFSPVILYDFYRAYRLYGRLSEGAEYFYKLSSSVSDYSYELLDYAARLYRFSGAPRASTAVWQDILDYQLSLLPDKRDTAVIERAAWYLFANAIRISDDAVFDVLSYLTEKNVLYSASGGGLFSTDIFAPELDDFISVFIREKKWYSLVRLYSELEFSLSPRHAALLSSVILQAAGADFMDLSDSFAKKLREVLKKAASDSHVHPYYFLLAYPNRNPLDYYTGLRTDNEAYTDPDADAFLKTALSFSFLPDFILWVDRLYKRVSPDVLYSAAKKLSLSGNYLEAIRLLSDIHDEGTRLSLPVVKELMYPMPYVSIASEEAEKRSVPLFLVYGLMREESLFTPSINSHAGAMGLMQLMPDTAEEERKKIGLSPGNLNAPGYNIAIGTSYLARLIERFKLPMYALAAYNAGPSRLNLWMSSYKDLPPLLWLEALPIRETRHYLRKVLSSSIYYASIYKGRHTRDTLFMLTGTDVVLALHTQGE; this is translated from the coding sequence ATGAGATTGTTATGGCTTTTGCTTTCTTGTTTTTTGTTGTTCTCATGTCTTTCCGATGATACTTCCTATCAGAAGCCTTTTTCTGATTTTGTTTCTTGGGCTGTTTCTGATTCTTTAGACTTGCCTGCACCTTATACTTATATGTCTTTAGCAAGGGAGATGGAGGAGGCTGCTCCAGGAGGGGCTTTTTTTGCCGCAGCTGTGCTTGAGGATAAGGGGCATAGGGACGGGGCTCTTATTGCTTATTCTTATGCGGCAGAGAAATCTGAGCTTGCTACTGCGCGTTATTTTGCTCTGGAGGCTATTGTTGATATCGCAAGAGAAAAGGGAGATTTTTCTATTGTTGATAAGTATATAAGAGAAAATATGCTTATTTCTGGGGAGTTTTCTTTTTATGCTTCTGCTCTTTTTGAGGCTTGGGCAAGAACTGGAGGTGGAAATCGTAAGTTTCTGGATTCTTTTTTGTCTCGCAGGTATGATTCTTCTTCTTATGTGTGGGCTGCTATTGCGAGGGCTGCTCTTGAAGACAGTTATGATAAAAAGCTTGCTTATTATATAGATGTTTTATTTACTGTTTCTTCCGATAATATTCCGGCTGATTTCTGGTTGTTTTTTAAGCCTTTTTCTCTGCCTGAGACATCTGCTTATGGGCTTCTTTCCCGCGCCGTATATTATTCTAAGATGGAGAATTATACTCTTGCTGTAAGTTATTATAAGAGATATGCAAGTACTGCTCCTATGTTTTCTCCTGTTATTCTCTATGATTTTTACAGGGCTTATAGGCTTTATGGTAGGTTGAGTGAAGGGGCAGAGTATTTTTACAAGCTTTCTTCCTCTGTTTCTGATTATTCTTATGAGCTTCTGGATTATGCTGCAAGGTTGTACCGCTTTTCTGGTGCTCCCAGAGCTTCTACGGCTGTATGGCAGGATATTCTTGATTATCAGCTTTCTCTGTTACCGGACAAGAGGGATACCGCTGTAATAGAACGTGCAGCGTGGTATCTTTTTGCCAATGCCATAAGAATATCGGATGATGCTGTTTTTGATGTTCTTTCTTATCTTACGGAGAAGAATGTCCTTTATTCTGCCTCTGGAGGGGGATTGTTCTCTACTGATATTTTTGCCCCGGAGCTTGATGATTTTATTTCTGTATTTATCCGTGAGAAAAAATGGTATTCTTTGGTCCGCCTCTATTCAGAACTTGAGTTTTCTTTGTCTCCAAGGCATGCTGCTTTGCTTTCTTCTGTCATTCTTCAAGCTGCAGGTGCGGATTTTATGGATTTGTCGGATAGCTTTGCAAAAAAGCTTAGAGAGGTGTTAAAGAAAGCTGCATCGGATTCTCATGTGCATCCGTATTATTTTCTTCTTGCATATCCAAATAGAAATCCTCTTGATTACTACACAGGCTTGCGCACGGATAATGAGGCTTATACGGATCCTGATGCCGATGCGTTTTTAAAAACAGCTCTTTCTTTCTCTTTTCTTCCAGATTTTATTTTGTGGGTAGATAGGCTTTATAAAAGAGTAAGCCCGGATGTGCTTTATTCTGCTGCAAAAAAGCTCAGCTTGAGCGGTAATTATCTGGAAGCCATACGGCTTTTATCCGACATACATGATGAGGGTACAAGGTTATCTTTGCCAGTGGTAAAAGAGCTTATGTATCCTATGCCATATGTGTCCATAGCATCGGAAGAAGCAGAAAAGAGAAGTGTGCCTCTTTTTCTTGTGTATGGCCTCATGCGGGAAGAGAGTCTTTTTACACCTTCTATCAATTCCCATGCGGGAGCCATGGGGCTTATGCAGCTTATGCCGGATACTGCAGAAGAAGAAAGGAAAAAAATTGGGCTTTCTCCAGGCAATCTCAATGCTCCGGGTTATAACATAGCAATAGGTACCTCCTACCTGGCAAGATTGATAGAACGCTTTAAGCTTCCTATGTATGCACTTGCGGCATATAATGCAGGGCCTTCCAGGCTCAACCTGTGGATGAGTTCTTATAAAGATTTGCCACCTTTATTGTGGCTAGAAGCTTTGCCTATACGTGAGACAAGACATTACCTGAGAAAAGTGTTATCATCATCCATATACTATGCAAGCATCTACAAAGGACGTCATACCCGTGATACCCTATTTATGCTGACGGGTACGGATGTGGTTCTTGCACTACATACACAAGGAGAATAG
- a CDS encoding undecaprenyl-diphosphate phosphatase, producing the protein MYKAILLGALQGITEFLPVSSSGHLVIAQHLLGVGDIPLLFDVLLHVATLIVVLGVFWNKIAPILISLFRLLTGSRTEEDRANGKLALILLIGTAITAGLGLVIKDLPIFANPHFTSAMFLVTAVLLMSTAFAKKQGRNLRQIKISDGIIIGLIQGLAVIPGISRSGSTISAGLLKGIDRESAGDFSFLLFVPAVLGALILELKDLGQLATDIPFNYMLSGMLSAFIAGYYALLFLLRLIRGGKLYLFSIYLIPVGILGLIYL; encoded by the coding sequence ATGTACAAAGCAATCCTGTTGGGCGCACTTCAGGGGATAACAGAGTTCTTGCCAGTATCAAGCTCCGGACACCTTGTAATTGCCCAGCATCTTCTGGGGGTAGGCGACATTCCGCTGTTATTTGACGTTTTGCTCCATGTTGCCACCCTTATAGTTGTTTTGGGAGTTTTCTGGAACAAAATAGCACCGATACTCATTTCTCTCTTCCGACTGTTAACTGGCAGTAGAACAGAAGAAGACCGTGCCAACGGCAAACTTGCCCTAATACTGCTCATAGGAACTGCAATAACTGCAGGATTAGGCCTTGTAATAAAGGACCTGCCAATCTTTGCCAATCCACACTTTACATCGGCCATGTTTCTGGTGACAGCAGTCCTTCTTATGAGCACGGCCTTTGCAAAAAAACAGGGTAGAAACCTAAGACAGATAAAAATATCAGATGGAATAATAATCGGTCTTATACAAGGCCTAGCAGTAATTCCTGGTATCTCACGCTCTGGCAGTACAATCAGTGCAGGCCTTTTAAAAGGCATAGACAGAGAAAGCGCCGGCGACTTCTCCTTTTTACTTTTTGTTCCGGCCGTACTTGGTGCACTCATACTGGAGCTCAAAGATCTTGGTCAGCTTGCAACAGACATCCCTTTTAACTACATGCTGTCCGGAATGCTCTCCGCATTTATCGCAGGTTATTATGCTCTGCTTTTTCTTCTGCGTCTTATAAGAGGTGGAAAACTATACCTCTTCTCAATCTACCTTATACCCGTAGGAATCCTTGGCCTGATATACCTATAA